A stretch of Bordetella genomosp. 13 DNA encodes these proteins:
- a CDS encoding amidase has protein sequence MAAVLNKLGALEAARLLNRRELSAEQLVRACLARIEQREPQVQAWVVVDAPAAIAQAQALDRGAVRGVLHGLPLGVKDIFDTHDLPTRYGSSIYDRHQPHADAACVALCRDAGALVLGKTVTTEFATYTPGPTRNPRNPAYTPGGSSSGSAAAVADDMVPLALGTQTAGSIIRPAAYCGIVGFKPSFARVPRAGMKNLADTLDTIGGFARSVEDIGLLASVLLRDERLRQLDYDAKPRIGMFRTLQWRHTLPETRTAYEHAARVLSAAGARVEEMALPAEDCAIVQLHADIMAFEASQSLAYERRAYGSQLSTKLQAVLEAGMRISSADYLTLRARAAQVTARIHAWFDTYDLVLAPSAAGEAPFFEQGTGDPQFCRGWTLAGVPTVHLPFAQGPQGLPVGLQAIGNINHDHGLLAMAGWVQRELAEHPPEL, from the coding sequence ATGGCCGCTGTACTGAACAAGCTGGGCGCGCTCGAAGCGGCGCGCCTGCTCAACCGCCGCGAACTCAGCGCCGAGCAGCTCGTGCGCGCCTGCCTGGCGCGCATCGAGCAGCGCGAGCCGCAGGTGCAGGCATGGGTTGTGGTGGATGCGCCAGCGGCCATCGCGCAGGCCCAGGCGCTGGACCGCGGGGCCGTGCGCGGCGTACTGCACGGGCTGCCCTTGGGCGTGAAAGACATCTTCGACACCCACGACCTGCCGACCCGCTACGGATCCAGCATCTACGACCGCCACCAACCCCATGCCGACGCGGCGTGCGTCGCGCTGTGCCGCGATGCCGGCGCGCTGGTGCTGGGCAAGACCGTCACCACCGAATTCGCCACCTACACGCCCGGCCCCACCCGCAATCCGCGCAACCCGGCGTACACGCCCGGCGGCTCGTCCAGCGGCTCTGCCGCGGCGGTGGCCGACGACATGGTGCCTCTGGCCCTGGGCACGCAAACGGCCGGCTCCATCATCCGCCCCGCCGCGTATTGCGGCATCGTGGGCTTCAAGCCCAGTTTCGCGCGCGTGCCGCGCGCCGGCATGAAGAACCTGGCCGACACCCTGGACACCATCGGCGGCTTCGCGCGATCGGTGGAAGACATCGGCCTGCTGGCCTCGGTGCTGCTGCGCGACGAACGGCTGCGCCAGCTGGACTACGACGCGAAGCCGCGGATCGGCATGTTCCGCACGCTGCAATGGCGCCACACGCTGCCCGAAACGCGCACGGCGTACGAGCATGCCGCGCGCGTGTTGTCGGCCGCCGGGGCGCGCGTGGAGGAAATGGCGCTGCCCGCGGAAGACTGCGCGATCGTGCAGCTGCACGCCGACATCATGGCGTTCGAGGCGTCGCAGTCATTGGCCTATGAGCGCCGGGCCTATGGCTCGCAGCTCAGCACCAAGCTGCAGGCCGTGCTCGAGGCCGGCATGCGCATCTCGTCCGCCGACTATCTGACGCTGCGCGCACGCGCCGCCCAGGTAACCGCGCGCATCCACGCATGGTTCGATACGTACGACCTGGTGCTGGCTCCCAGCGCGGCTGGCGAAGCGCCGTTCTTCGAGCAGGGCACCGGCGATCCGCAGTTCTGCCGCGGCTGGACGCTGGCAGGGGTGCCCACGGTGCACCTGCCGTTCGCACAGGGGCCACAGGGCCTGCCGGTAGGCCTGCAGGCCATCGGCAATATCAACCATGACCACGGCCTGCTGGCCATGGCGGGGTGGGTGCAGCGCGAGCTGGCCGAACACCCGCCCGAACTCTAG
- a CDS encoding LacI family DNA-binding transcriptional regulator, whose protein sequence is MTRKTSPRPSIVEVARKAGVSPATVSRAFNQPGLLRPDTLARIEAVARQDGFRPNRVGRSLRAGSTRTIGLLLPTLTNPVFADCFEGAEQHAREAGYSVMVATTGYVPATEARMVQGLIDHQVDGLILTVGTPARNATLAALQDAGMPHVLAYNESSAHSFVSVDNRAAAREMVGSLAALGHRRIAIVTGPLAASDRARRRLEGARAAARQHELEPLGHLIMPAHTAASADILREALAGPAAPTALFCSNDLLATSVISHLVALGLRVPQDVSVCGFDGVAIGALMVPPLTSVEQPSRQIGATACAQLLAQLEGRPTESVRLPHRILPGGTVAAPAPITRPTRKSRK, encoded by the coding sequence GTGACCCGCAAAACATCCCCCCGTCCGTCCATTGTAGAAGTGGCCCGCAAGGCCGGCGTTTCGCCCGCCACGGTCTCGCGCGCATTCAACCAGCCGGGGCTGCTCAGGCCGGACACGTTGGCGCGCATCGAGGCGGTGGCGCGCCAGGATGGCTTCCGTCCCAACCGCGTAGGTCGCAGCCTGCGGGCGGGCAGCACGCGCACGATCGGACTGCTGCTGCCCACGCTGACCAACCCGGTGTTCGCGGATTGCTTCGAGGGCGCCGAGCAGCATGCGCGCGAGGCCGGCTACAGCGTCATGGTAGCCACCACGGGTTACGTCCCGGCTACCGAAGCCCGGATGGTGCAGGGGCTCATCGACCATCAGGTGGATGGTCTCATTCTTACGGTGGGCACCCCCGCGCGCAACGCCACGCTGGCCGCGCTGCAGGATGCCGGCATGCCGCACGTGCTGGCCTACAACGAGTCTTCGGCCCATTCTTTCGTGTCGGTCGACAACCGCGCGGCGGCGCGCGAGATGGTGGGCAGCCTGGCCGCGCTGGGCCATCGCCGCATCGCCATCGTCACCGGTCCGCTGGCCGCATCCGACCGCGCGCGACGCCGGCTCGAGGGCGCGCGCGCCGCGGCGCGCCAGCACGAGCTCGAGCCGCTCGGCCATCTCATCATGCCCGCCCATACGGCCGCCAGCGCGGACATCCTGCGCGAGGCGCTGGCCGGTCCCGCGGCGCCCACCGCGCTGTTCTGTTCCAACGACCTGCTGGCCACCTCCGTGATCTCGCATCTGGTGGCGCTGGGCCTGCGCGTGCCGCAGGACGTATCGGTGTGCGGCTTCGACGGCGTGGCCATCGGCGCGCTGATGGTGCCGCCGCTGACGTCGGTGGAGCAGCCCAGCCGGCAGATCGGCGCCACGGCCTGCGCGCAGCTGCTGGCGCAGCTGGAGGGCCGGCCCACCGAATCCGTGCGGCTGCCGCACCGCATTCTCCCCGGGGGCACGGTCGCCGCGCCGGCCCCGATCACGCGTCCCACGAGGAAATCCCGCAAATGA
- a CDS encoding ABC transporter substrate-binding protein, which produces MKRLLKTALRCTLAALAIGAGAAQAQTAVCYNCPPEWADWAAQIQAIKKATGITVPPDNKNSGQALASMAAERANPVADVVYYGVTFGIQADKDGLVQPYKPANFDRIPEGMKDPSGKWFAIHSGTLGFMVNVDALRGKPVPKSWADLAKPEYRGMVGYLDPASAFVGYVGAVAVNRALGGTLQNFDPGIAWFKKMQANSPIVPKQTAYARVLSGEIPILVDYDFNAYRARYKDGANVAFVIPAEGTIAVPYTMSLVADAPHADNGRKVLDFTLSDEGQAIWANAFLRPVRPETISAEAQKKFLPAAEYARAGTVDYAEMAAVQRAFAERYTKEVN; this is translated from the coding sequence ATGAAACGCTTACTGAAAACCGCGCTGCGCTGCACGCTGGCCGCGTTGGCGATCGGCGCCGGCGCCGCGCAAGCCCAGACCGCCGTCTGCTACAACTGTCCGCCCGAATGGGCCGACTGGGCCGCGCAGATCCAGGCCATCAAGAAGGCCACCGGCATCACCGTGCCGCCGGACAACAAGAACTCCGGCCAGGCGCTGGCGTCGATGGCGGCGGAGCGCGCCAATCCGGTGGCCGACGTCGTGTATTACGGCGTCACGTTCGGCATCCAGGCCGACAAGGACGGGCTGGTTCAGCCCTACAAGCCCGCCAACTTCGACCGCATTCCCGAAGGCATGAAGGATCCCTCGGGCAAGTGGTTCGCCATCCATTCGGGCACGCTGGGCTTCATGGTGAACGTCGACGCGCTGCGCGGCAAGCCCGTGCCCAAGTCGTGGGCAGACCTGGCCAAGCCCGAGTACCGCGGCATGGTGGGCTACCTGGATCCGGCCTCTGCGTTTGTCGGCTACGTCGGCGCCGTGGCGGTCAACCGCGCGCTGGGCGGCACGCTGCAGAACTTCGACCCGGGCATCGCGTGGTTCAAGAAGATGCAGGCCAACAGCCCCATCGTGCCGAAGCAGACCGCTTACGCGCGCGTGCTGTCAGGCGAGATCCCCATCCTGGTCGACTACGACTTCAACGCCTACCGCGCCAGGTACAAGGACGGCGCCAACGTGGCGTTCGTGATCCCGGCCGAGGGCACCATCGCCGTGCCGTACACCATGAGCCTGGTGGCCGATGCGCCGCACGCCGACAACGGCCGCAAGGTGCTGGACTTCACGCTGTCGGACGAAGGCCAGGCGATCTGGGCCAATGCCTTCCTGCGTCCGGTGCGCCCCGAGACCATTTCGGCCGAGGCCCAGAAGAAGTTCCTGCCCGCCGCCGAATACGCGCGCGCCGGCACGGTGGACTACGCCGAAATGGCGGCGGTGCAGCGCGCCTTCGCCGAGCGCTACACCAAGGAAGTCAACTGA
- a CDS encoding ABC transporter permease → MASRGWIAFAAPAAALFLAFWLLPMAGLAVMGGRTVDGQSAYVAVLTSPRYWRSLFNTAALSLGATLATLLIALPVGRFLAWHRSFRGRRVLVALLAFPLAFPGVVVGFLIILLAGRQGVFGTVSQWVGAEPVVFAYGMGGLFLGYLYFSLPRTIGMISAAAEQIDTSLLEAARTLGASPWRRFADVELPALAPALIGAGAMSFATSMGAFGTVFTLGTRIDVLPLTIYNEFTNYANIPVAAALSVVLGLATWAVLYVAHSLAGARAGAAA, encoded by the coding sequence ATGGCAAGCCGCGGCTGGATAGCGTTCGCCGCGCCCGCCGCGGCTCTCTTCCTGGCGTTCTGGCTGCTGCCGATGGCGGGGCTCGCCGTGATGGGCGGGCGCACCGTCGACGGACAATCGGCCTACGTCGCGGTGCTGACAAGCCCGCGCTACTGGCGCAGCCTGTTCAACACGGCGGCGCTGTCGTTGGGTGCCACGCTGGCCACGCTGCTCATCGCGCTGCCCGTGGGGCGTTTCCTGGCGTGGCATCGCAGCTTCCGCGGGCGCCGCGTGCTGGTGGCGTTGCTGGCTTTTCCGCTGGCCTTTCCGGGCGTGGTGGTCGGCTTTCTCATCATCCTGCTGGCGGGACGCCAGGGCGTGTTCGGCACCGTCAGCCAGTGGGTGGGGGCCGAACCGGTGGTGTTCGCCTATGGCATGGGCGGACTGTTCCTGGGGTACCTGTATTTCTCGCTGCCGCGCACCATCGGCATGATCTCGGCCGCGGCCGAGCAGATCGACACCAGCCTGCTCGAGGCCGCCCGCACGCTGGGCGCCTCGCCGTGGCGCCGCTTCGCGGACGTGGAGCTGCCCGCGCTGGCGCCCGCGCTGATCGGCGCGGGCGCGATGAGCTTCGCCACCAGCATGGGCGCCTTCGGCACCGTGTTCACGCTGGGCACGCGCATCGACGTGCTGCCGCTCACCATTTACAACGAGTTCACCAACTACGCCAACATCCCCGTGGCCGCCGCGTTGTCGGTGGTGCTGGGCCTGGCGACCTGGGCGGTGCTGTATGTGGCGCACAGCCTGGCCGGCGCGCGCGCCGGCGCGGCGGCCTGA
- a CDS encoding ABC transporter permease: MSTTSLHSKTDMRLGLAVTLAVAAFLIGPVVLSVLAGLTRNYFVGLSSGLTLRWVAQVWDLYADTIWRSLAVAVLTLVVCTLVGVPAAWVLTLHRGRVARALEELLTLPVAVPGLASALALIVSWGTLPGLRGSTAFIVIGHVLFTLPFMVRAARASMAGAGLAALDEAAATLGASRMRRFMDIVVPNAAPGIVTGGLTVLTLSIGEFNLTWLLHTPLTKTLPVGLADSYASMRLEVASAYTLVFLLMLMPLLVGLQWLARQGRQREPRAGEPGSSR; encoded by the coding sequence ATGTCCACGACTTCGCTGCATTCGAAAACCGATATGCGTCTTGGCCTGGCCGTTACGCTGGCCGTGGCCGCCTTTCTCATCGGTCCGGTGGTCTTGTCGGTGCTGGCCGGGCTGACGCGCAATTACTTCGTCGGCCTGTCCAGCGGCCTGACGCTGCGCTGGGTGGCGCAGGTGTGGGACCTGTATGCCGACACCATCTGGCGTTCGCTGGCGGTGGCGGTGCTGACCTTGGTCGTGTGCACGCTGGTCGGCGTGCCCGCCGCCTGGGTCCTTACGCTGCATCGCGGCCGCGTGGCGCGCGCGCTGGAAGAGCTGCTGACGCTGCCCGTGGCCGTGCCGGGGCTGGCTTCGGCCCTGGCGCTGATCGTGTCGTGGGGCACGCTGCCCGGCCTGCGCGGCAGCACGGCATTCATCGTCATCGGCCATGTGCTGTTCACGCTGCCGTTCATGGTGCGCGCGGCGCGCGCCAGCATGGCGGGCGCCGGCCTGGCCGCCCTGGACGAGGCCGCGGCCACGCTCGGCGCATCGCGCATGCGCCGCTTCATGGACATCGTGGTGCCCAATGCGGCGCCCGGCATCGTCACGGGCGGGCTGACGGTGCTGACGCTTTCCATTGGCGAATTCAACCTGACCTGGCTGTTGCACACGCCTCTTACCAAGACCCTGCCCGTGGGCCTGGCCGACAGCTATGCGTCGATGCGGCTCGAGGTCGCATCGGCCTACACCCTGGTCTTCCTGCTGATGCTGATGCCCTTGCTGGTCGGCCTGCAGTGGCTGGCCAGACAAGGCCGGCAGCGCGAGCCGCGCGCCGGCGAACCTGGATCGTCCCGATGA
- a CDS encoding ABC transporter ATP-binding protein: MSNTVSITLQQCAKTWPDGTRALQPLDLHVPGGEILALLGPSGCGKTTLLRLVCGLEQADAGGRIVYGDEEVTAQPPEARGVGVVFQNYALFPNMTVADNVGYGLRVRGHDAAARARRVREMLELVRMHEYAGRAVTQLSGGQRQRVALARALAIEPRVLLLDEPLTALDAKLREHLRVELSQMLRHLGITTLIVTHDQDEAMMLGDRIAVMSAGRIEQIGTAEVLYRRPDTAFVADFLGTLCRLRADTQGSMLVPGVESVSFRPHQAVLQPPHPDALQGRVLARFFLGASVRYEIGLDDGQRFAVVAAPDSAYQPGQPVSVRLIL, from the coding sequence ATGAGCAACACCGTTTCAATCACCTTGCAGCAGTGCGCCAAGACGTGGCCCGACGGCACGCGTGCGCTGCAGCCGCTGGACCTGCACGTGCCCGGCGGCGAGATCCTGGCGCTGCTGGGCCCTTCGGGCTGCGGCAAGACCACGCTGCTGCGCCTGGTATGCGGCCTGGAGCAGGCGGATGCCGGCGGCCGCATCGTGTATGGCGACGAGGAGGTCACCGCGCAGCCGCCCGAGGCGCGCGGCGTGGGCGTGGTGTTCCAGAACTACGCGCTGTTTCCCAACATGACGGTGGCGGACAACGTGGGCTATGGCCTGCGTGTGCGCGGCCACGATGCGGCCGCGCGCGCGCGCCGCGTGCGCGAGATGCTGGAGCTGGTGCGCATGCACGAGTACGCCGGCCGCGCCGTCACGCAGTTGTCCGGCGGCCAGCGCCAGCGCGTGGCGCTGGCGCGCGCCCTGGCCATCGAGCCGCGCGTGCTGCTGCTGGACGAACCATTGACGGCGCTGGACGCCAAGCTGCGCGAGCACCTGCGCGTCGAGCTGTCGCAGATGCTGCGCCATCTGGGCATCACCACGCTGATCGTCACGCATGACCAGGACGAGGCCATGATGCTGGGCGACCGCATCGCCGTCATGTCCGCCGGCCGGATCGAGCAGATCGGCACCGCCGAGGTCCTGTATCGCCGGCCGGACACCGCGTTCGTGGCCGATTTCCTCGGAACCCTGTGCCGCTTGCGCGCCGATACGCAGGGGAGCATGCTGGTGCCGGGCGTGGAGAGCGTGTCCTTCCGCCCGCACCAGGCCGTGCTGCAGCCGCCGCATCCCGATGCCCTGCAGGGCCGCGTGCTGGCGCGGTTTTTCCTGGGCGCGTCGGTGCGCTACGAGATCGGACTGGACGATGGCCAGCGCTTCGCCGTCGTCGCGGCGCCCGACAGCGCCTACCAGCCCGGGCAACCGGTCAGCGTACGACTGATTCTTTGA
- a CDS encoding phosphodiesterase: MLIAQITDLHIRMPGQKAYRVVETDRYLPPAVAALNALDPAPDVVMISGDLTDFGREAEYAHLKGMLDRLAAPYYLLPGNHDARAELQRVFDGHAYLGSMDGFVQYTIEDYPLRMVVLDTVVPMQSHGELCERRLDWLADRLDEQPERPTVIVMHHPPFRTGIAHMDAIGLLQGAERFEAIVGRHRNIERIMCGHLHRTIFRRYAGTVASTAPSTAHQVALDLRPDGPSAFKMEPPGYHLHEWRDGALVTHHAYIGDFPGPYPFHEDGALIDE, encoded by the coding sequence ATGCTTATTGCGCAGATTACCGACCTGCATATCCGCATGCCCGGCCAGAAGGCCTACCGCGTGGTCGAGACCGACCGCTACCTGCCGCCCGCCGTGGCGGCCCTGAACGCGCTGGACCCTGCGCCCGACGTGGTGATGATCAGCGGCGACCTGACCGACTTCGGCCGCGAGGCCGAGTATGCCCACCTGAAGGGCATGCTGGACCGCCTGGCCGCGCCGTACTACCTGCTGCCGGGCAACCACGACGCGCGCGCCGAACTGCAGCGCGTCTTCGATGGTCATGCGTACCTCGGCAGCATGGACGGCTTCGTGCAGTACACGATCGAGGACTATCCGCTGCGGATGGTCGTGCTGGACACCGTCGTACCCATGCAAAGCCATGGCGAGCTGTGCGAGCGCCGCCTGGACTGGCTGGCCGACCGCCTGGACGAACAGCCCGAGCGGCCCACCGTCATCGTCATGCACCACCCGCCGTTTCGCACCGGCATTGCGCACATGGACGCCATCGGCCTGCTGCAGGGCGCCGAGCGCTTCGAGGCCATCGTCGGCCGGCATCGCAACATCGAACGCATCATGTGCGGCCATCTGCATCGCACCATCTTCCGGCGCTATGCCGGCACGGTCGCGTCCACCGCGCCCAGCACGGCGCACCAGGTCGCGCTGGACCTGCGTCCCGATGGTCCTTCGGCTTTCAAGATGGAGCCCCCGGGCTACCACCTGCACGAGTGGCGCGACGGGGCGCTCGTGACCCACCACGCGTACATCGGGGATTTCCCCGGCCCGTATCCGTTTCACGAAGACGGCGCGCTGATCGACGAGTGA
- a CDS encoding ABC transporter ATP-binding protein: MLVLENLTKRYADATAVDNVGFSAPAGSFTALLGPSGCGKSTTLRMIAGLDEPTSGRILIGDRDVTHLPPAQRRISMVFQSYALFPHLSVRENLLFGLRVRREPAQDYARRLQRVAGLLGLQPLLDRKPAQLSGGQQQRVALGRAVISEAPVCLMDEPLSNLDAQLRHDMRREIRNLQRELGITMVYVTHDQTEAMSMADQVVLMRAGRIEQLDTPAGLYARPATPFAARFIGTPPMNLIKLDTLNGQTVVSGTHGPAIARAAAGAALLGVRPEHLRVDAAGHAASVQNVEYFGADSIVQCRLGGSLVAVRMAGRPELPRGSHIGLAWDASHQHFFTAEQAAH; this comes from the coding sequence ATGCTCGTCCTGGAAAACCTCACCAAGCGATATGCCGATGCGACCGCCGTCGACAACGTCGGCTTCAGCGCGCCCGCCGGCAGCTTCACGGCCTTGCTCGGCCCTTCCGGCTGCGGCAAGTCGACCACGCTGCGCATGATTGCGGGACTGGATGAGCCGACCTCCGGCCGCATCCTCATCGGCGACCGCGACGTCACGCATCTGCCGCCCGCGCAGCGACGCATCTCGATGGTGTTCCAGTCGTATGCGCTGTTCCCGCACCTGTCGGTGCGGGAGAACCTGCTGTTCGGCCTGCGCGTGCGCCGCGAGCCCGCGCAGGACTACGCGCGCCGCCTGCAGCGCGTGGCGGGCCTGCTGGGCCTGCAGCCGCTGCTGGATCGCAAGCCGGCGCAATTGTCGGGCGGCCAGCAGCAGCGCGTGGCGCTGGGCCGCGCCGTCATCTCCGAGGCGCCTGTGTGCCTGATGGACGAGCCGCTGTCCAACCTCGATGCGCAACTGCGCCACGACATGCGGCGCGAGATCCGCAACCTGCAGCGCGAGCTGGGCATCACCATGGTCTACGTCACGCACGACCAGACCGAGGCCATGAGCATGGCCGACCAGGTCGTGCTGATGCGCGCCGGACGCATCGAGCAGCTGGACACGCCCGCGGGCCTGTATGCGCGTCCCGCCACGCCGTTCGCCGCGCGCTTCATCGGCACGCCGCCCATGAACCTGATCAAGCTCGACACGTTGAACGGGCAGACCGTGGTTTCGGGCACGCACGGGCCGGCCATCGCCCGCGCCGCCGCGGGCGCGGCCCTGCTGGGCGTGCGGCCCGAGCACCTGCGCGTGGATGCCGCGGGCCATGCCGCCTCGGTACAGAACGTCGAGTACTTCGGCGCCGACTCCATCGTGCAATGCCGCCTGGGCGGCAGCCTGGTGGCCGTGCGCATGGCGGGACGCCCCGAGCTGCCGCGCGGCTCGCACATCGGCCTGGCGTGGGACGCCAGCCACCAGCATTTCTTCACCGCCGAGCAGGCGGCTCACTGA
- a CDS encoding ABC transporter substrate-binding protein translates to MRRIVLKTLAAVLACTALALPAHAQKPPVEVEFYYPVAVGGPVTKIVDGMAEQFNRENPDIRIKPVYAGSYQDSVAKALTAQKGGNPPQLAVLLSTDMYTLIDEDAIVPIDTLATSAEDKQWLGGFYDAFMQNSRTGGHVWGVPFQRSTIVMYYNKALFKQAGLDPERAPATWAELVEYAGKLTKKDASGNVTQWGIEIPSGGAFAYWLFQALTTPNGAILMNEAGNEVYLDKPEVIQAAEFWHDLAYKHGVMPKGTIDWGTTPKDFLEKKAAIVWTTTGNLTNIRSNASFPFGVAMMPKSTRGGSPTGGGNFYVFKKATPEQQQAALKFAKWATTPERAADWSIATGYVAVTPAAWQTEKMKKYVAEVPAAEVARNQLAVSVAEFSTHENQRVTKVLNDALQAALTGAKTPKQALTDAQREAERVLRPYK, encoded by the coding sequence ATGCGACGCATCGTACTGAAGACCCTGGCGGCCGTCCTGGCCTGCACCGCGCTGGCGCTGCCCGCCCATGCGCAGAAGCCTCCGGTGGAAGTCGAGTTCTATTACCCGGTCGCGGTCGGCGGCCCGGTCACGAAGATCGTGGACGGCATGGCCGAGCAGTTCAACCGCGAGAACCCCGACATCCGCATCAAGCCGGTGTACGCCGGGTCGTACCAGGATTCCGTGGCCAAGGCGCTGACGGCGCAGAAAGGCGGCAACCCGCCGCAGTTGGCCGTGCTGCTGTCCACCGACATGTACACGCTGATCGACGAAGACGCCATCGTGCCGATCGACACGCTGGCCACGTCCGCCGAGGACAAGCAGTGGCTGGGCGGCTTCTACGATGCCTTCATGCAGAACAGCCGCACCGGCGGCCATGTGTGGGGCGTGCCTTTCCAGCGCTCCACCATCGTCATGTACTACAACAAAGCGCTGTTCAAGCAGGCCGGCCTGGATCCCGAGCGCGCGCCGGCCACCTGGGCCGAGCTGGTCGAGTACGCAGGCAAGCTCACCAAAAAGGACGCGTCGGGCAACGTCACGCAATGGGGCATCGAGATTCCCTCGGGCGGCGCGTTCGCCTATTGGCTGTTCCAGGCGCTTACCACCCCGAACGGCGCCATCCTGATGAATGAGGCCGGCAACGAGGTGTACCTGGACAAGCCCGAGGTGATCCAGGCGGCCGAGTTCTGGCACGACCTGGCCTACAAGCACGGCGTCATGCCCAAGGGCACCATCGACTGGGGCACCACGCCCAAGGACTTCCTCGAGAAGAAGGCCGCCATCGTATGGACCACCACGGGCAACCTGACCAACATCCGCAGCAACGCCAGCTTCCCGTTCGGCGTGGCGATGATGCCCAAGAGCACGCGCGGCGGCAGTCCCACCGGCGGCGGCAACTTCTACGTGTTCAAGAAGGCCACGCCCGAGCAGCAGCAGGCCGCGCTGAAATTCGCGAAGTGGGCCACCACGCCCGAGCGCGCCGCCGACTGGAGCATCGCCACCGGCTATGTGGCCGTGACGCCGGCCGCCTGGCAGACCGAGAAGATGAAGAAGTACGTTGCCGAGGTGCCCGCCGCCGAAGTGGCGCGCAACCAGCTGGCCGTCAGCGTGGCCGAATTCTCCACGCACGAGAACCAGCGCGTCACCAAAGTGCTGAACGACGCCCTGCAGGCCGCGCTGACCGGGGCCAAGACGCCCAAGCAGGCGCTGACGGATGCGCAGCGCGAGGCCGAGCGCGTCCTGCGGCCCTACAAGTAA
- a CDS encoding carbohydrate ABC transporter permease: MTQVYAWLLLLPAVALLAAFTHYPALATIWHSFYTTPKGSRPARFAGLDNYAALLDDPVFWQALWNNLWVALVTVPLSIAISLAMALWVDRRLPGRGLLRMAYFTPTVLPMVAVANIWLFFYTPQYGLIAQAMQAVGLPGVNWLGSRETVLPAMMAVTVWKEAGFFMIFYLAALQSMSPALREAALLEGASRWQYFRRVLWPLLMPTTLFVLVNALINAFRMVDHVVVMTRGGPDNASTLLLYYIYQVGFSFWDSAYAATLTVVLLAVLALVTLLKFRWLDRRTHYQ; the protein is encoded by the coding sequence ATGACGCAGGTCTATGCCTGGCTGCTGTTGCTGCCCGCCGTGGCGCTGCTGGCGGCGTTCACGCACTATCCCGCGCTGGCCACGATATGGCACAGTTTCTACACCACGCCCAAGGGCAGCCGGCCGGCGCGCTTCGCCGGCCTGGACAACTACGCCGCGCTGCTGGACGATCCCGTCTTCTGGCAGGCGCTGTGGAACAACCTGTGGGTGGCGCTGGTGACGGTGCCGCTGTCCATCGCCATCTCGCTGGCGATGGCGTTGTGGGTCGACCGCAGGCTGCCGGGCCGCGGCCTGCTGCGCATGGCGTACTTCACGCCCACGGTGCTGCCCATGGTGGCCGTGGCGAACATCTGGCTGTTCTTCTACACGCCGCAGTACGGCCTGATCGCGCAGGCGATGCAGGCCGTGGGCCTGCCCGGAGTCAACTGGCTGGGCAGCCGCGAGACCGTGCTGCCAGCGATGATGGCCGTCACGGTCTGGAAGGAAGCGGGCTTCTTCATGATCTTCTATCTGGCGGCCCTGCAGTCCATGTCGCCCGCGCTGCGCGAGGCGGCGTTGCTCGAGGGCGCGTCGCGCTGGCAGTACTTTCGCCGCGTGCTGTGGCCGCTGCTGATGCCCACCACGCTGTTCGTGCTGGTCAACGCGCTGATCAACGCGTTCCGCATGGTCGACCACGTGGTGGTGATGACGCGCGGCGGTCCGGACAACGCCAGCACGCTGCTGCTGTACTACATCTACCAGGTCGGGTTCAGTTTCTGGGACAGCGCCTATGCCGCCACGCTGACCGTGGTGCTGCTGGCGGTGCTGGCGCTGGTCACGCTGCTGAAGTTCCGCTGGCTCGACCGCAGGACGCACTACCAATGA